The following proteins are encoded in a genomic region of Fundidesulfovibrio putealis DSM 16056:
- a CDS encoding glycosyltransferase family protein: MARILYGVHGSQHGHAIRALTLARRFSEHEFLFVTSEEAAGILRAHYPVEIALNPGTRYKNYSLDLIETVKLGAKTLIQRESELTRLSKVIERFKPDVCLSDYEYFVPIAAKRAGIPCLSLDHQHVITLCEHQLPGSVWWDLTSTSFSVNRLFSNSTAHLIISFYQPPLKPGPQRAISPPIHREKVFEHEASIGEHILVYQSCSICDNFVPLLKTLGRPVIVYGYGKDETDGNLTFKSFSEDGLLRDMASANFVICGGGHTLMSEALYYGKPIISLPVRGAFEQWLNAHYLQKLGYGLHLDMHHLDESAVAGFESQVEACRERVRAVDFRGNEFAFMQVESFIRAGRLPDVANP, from the coding sequence ATGGCACGCATCCTCTACGGCGTTCACGGCTCCCAGCACGGCCACGCCATCCGCGCCCTGACCCTGGCCCGGCGTTTCTCCGAGCACGAGTTCCTGTTCGTCACCAGCGAGGAGGCCGCAGGCATCCTGCGCGCCCACTACCCGGTGGAGATCGCCCTGAACCCAGGCACGCGCTACAAGAACTACTCGCTCGATCTTATCGAGACGGTGAAGCTCGGCGCAAAAACGCTCATCCAGCGCGAGAGCGAACTCACACGCCTTTCCAAGGTCATCGAGCGCTTCAAGCCGGACGTGTGCCTGTCCGACTACGAATACTTCGTGCCCATCGCGGCCAAACGGGCAGGCATCCCCTGCCTGTCGCTGGACCACCAGCACGTCATCACCCTGTGCGAGCACCAGCTGCCCGGCTCGGTCTGGTGGGACCTCACCTCCACCTCGTTCTCGGTGAACAGGCTCTTCTCCAACTCCACGGCACACCTGATCATCAGCTTCTACCAGCCGCCGCTCAAACCCGGCCCGCAGCGCGCCATCTCGCCGCCCATCCACCGGGAGAAGGTCTTCGAGCACGAGGCCAGCATCGGCGAACACATCCTGGTGTACCAGAGCTGCTCCATCTGCGACAATTTCGTCCCCCTGCTCAAAACCCTGGGCCGCCCGGTGATCGTCTATGGGTACGGAAAGGACGAAACCGACGGAAACCTTACCTTCAAGAGCTTCAGTGAGGACGGCCTGCTGCGCGACATGGCCTCGGCCAACTTCGTGATCTGCGGCGGCGGCCACACCCTGATGAGCGAGGCCCTGTACTACGGCAAGCCCATCATCTCGCTGCCGGTGCGCGGGGCCTTCGAGCAGTGGCTGAACGCCCACTACCTGCAAAAGCTCGGCTACGGCCTGCACCTGGACATGCACCACCTGGACGAATCCGCCGTGGCCGGGTTCGAATCCCAGGTGGAGGCCTGCCGCGAGCGCGTGCGTGCCGTTGACTTTCGCGGCAACGAGTTTGCGTTCATGCAGGTGGAATCCTTCATCCGTGCGGGCAGGCTCCCGGACGTTGCCAACCCCTGA